A single region of the Terriglobales bacterium genome encodes:
- a CDS encoding GNAT family N-acetyltransferase has protein sequence MRRLRTATCARELEALRPLWQSLERSPGATVFQSYLWNLAAARHLRGRERPHVIALETDCGAAIVPAAFCGGGGVTFLGEMLFDYRDVLTAGDPRVLDLALAELGKAGRQLWLPAVREDATLALGRREPWVGAPVLRRARTTPERFRQDHYRGRKQRKRLERAGATFERYQGDAATLLDWVYRRKASQFAGSGLDVLSDAARRACMLEICSRSGPRCEVFTIELGSSVVAALVTFREPEVRRLYTVWHDPAREDLSPGIVLFLHVAQLSLEEGLDVDFLTGEQPYKARLTNDRVQLYRLRATAAELLGAERALPLAA, from the coding sequence ATGCGTCGCTTACGCACTGCCACCTGCGCCCGTGAACTGGAGGCTCTGCGCCCGCTGTGGCAGTCGCTCGAGCGGAGTCCGGGCGCGACGGTCTTCCAGAGCTACCTATGGAACCTGGCGGCAGCGCGCCACCTGAGGGGCCGGGAGCGGCCGCACGTGATCGCGCTCGAGACGGATTGCGGCGCCGCCATCGTTCCGGCTGCGTTCTGCGGCGGGGGCGGGGTCACATTCCTCGGTGAGATGCTGTTCGATTACCGCGACGTTCTGACGGCGGGCGATCCGAGAGTGCTCGACCTGGCTCTGGCGGAGCTAGGCAAGGCGGGCCGCCAACTTTGGTTGCCGGCGGTCCGCGAAGACGCCACGCTCGCGCTCGGCAGGCGCGAGCCCTGGGTGGGGGCGCCGGTCTTGCGGCGCGCGCGAACGACGCCGGAGAGATTCCGCCAGGACCATTATCGCGGGCGCAAGCAGAGGAAGCGCCTGGAGAGAGCGGGAGCCACCTTCGAGCGGTATCAGGGGGACGCTGCGACACTGCTGGACTGGGTCTATCGGCGGAAGGCGTCGCAATTCGCCGGATCCGGGCTTGACGTCCTCTCCGATGCGGCGCGCCGCGCGTGCATGCTGGAGATCTGCTCCCGCTCCGGCCCGCGCTGCGAGGTCTTCACCATCGAACTCGGCAGCTCGGTCGTTGCCGCGCTCGTGACCTTCCGCGAGCCGGAGGTGCGTCGCTTGTACACGGTATGGCACGATCCCGCGCGCGAGGATCTGTCGCCCGGGATCGTGCTGTTTCTCCACGTGGCCCAGCTCTCGCTGGAGGAGGGTCTCGACGTGGACTTCCTAACGGGCGAGCAACCGTACAAGGCACGCCTGACCAACGACCGCGTCCAGCTCTACCGCTTGCGCGCGACCGCCGCAGAGCTGTTAGGCGCAGAGCGCGCGCTGCCTCTGGCGGCCTAG
- a CDS encoding tetratricopeptide repeat protein, which yields MEASRFIGAGLALCLLAGTIAAQSSGATVRKRRVPAESTSSMVREAVTAIERQDYATAEAKLKAATTADPKDYHAWYYLGYAESRLAKPAEAAAAYRRSLELKPDLFESNLNLGLLLAKQNDPDAEKYLRAATALKPSDNPDTGRANAWMALGRVVEEANPDGALAAYAEAAKLLPKDPEPHLAAGAILDRQKRFAEAEAAFQRAAALDPKSTDALIGLVNVATEEKKFAEAETLLRRYLEADEKNPAARAQLGRVLAAQKKYPEAVTELEAGLSGSPQDPLLARELAAVYSATSQWTKALPLYEGLVKLQPNDPELHRVYGFALLKQKDYLRAQQELITALKLDPGLADAYGDLAVAASEGKNYQLAIQALDARTRYLPDSPGTFFLRATSYDHLHLFKEASEYYKRFLQASAGQFPDEEWKARHRLKAIDPGSR from the coding sequence ATGGAAGCAAGTAGGTTCATCGGCGCGGGGCTTGCGCTCTGCCTGCTGGCCGGCACCATCGCGGCGCAGAGCAGCGGAGCCACCGTGCGCAAACGCCGGGTCCCCGCAGAGTCGACTTCGTCCATGGTCCGCGAAGCCGTCACCGCCATCGAGAGGCAGGACTACGCCACCGCCGAGGCCAAACTGAAGGCCGCCACCACCGCCGATCCCAAGGACTACCATGCCTGGTACTACCTCGGTTACGCGGAGAGTCGTCTCGCCAAGCCCGCTGAGGCTGCTGCGGCTTACCGCCGTTCGCTCGAACTCAAGCCTGACCTATTCGAGTCGAACCTCAACCTGGGGCTGCTCCTGGCGAAGCAGAACGATCCCGACGCCGAGAAGTACCTCCGCGCTGCGACCGCGCTGAAGCCCTCCGACAATCCCGATACCGGCCGCGCCAACGCCTGGATGGCTCTCGGACGCGTGGTGGAAGAGGCCAATCCGGACGGCGCTCTCGCCGCCTATGCCGAGGCCGCCAAGCTGCTCCCCAAAGACCCGGAGCCGCACCTTGCCGCCGGCGCCATTCTCGACCGCCAGAAGCGCTTTGCCGAAGCCGAGGCAGCCTTCCAGCGTGCCGCGGCTCTCGACCCCAAGTCGACTGACGCCTTGATCGGGCTGGTGAACGTGGCGACCGAGGAGAAGAAGTTCGCCGAAGCCGAGACCCTTCTCCGCCGCTATCTGGAGGCTGATGAGAAGAATCCAGCGGCGCGGGCGCAGCTCGGCCGGGTTCTCGCGGCGCAGAAAAAATATCCGGAAGCCGTCACGGAGCTGGAGGCAGGCTTGTCCGGCTCGCCCCAGGATCCCCTCCTGGCGCGCGAACTGGCCGCTGTCTATTCGGCCACCAGCCAGTGGACCAAGGCCCTGCCCCTGTATGAAGGGCTGGTCAAGCTCCAGCCCAACGACCCCGAGCTGCATCGCGTTTACGGCTTCGCCCTGCTCAAGCAGAAGGACTATCTCAGGGCGCAGCAGGAACTGATCACCGCCCTCAAGCTCGACCCCGGCCTCGCCGACGCCTATGGCGACCTCGCCGTCGCGGCTTCCGAGGGCAAGAACTACCAGCTCGCCATCCAGGCACTGGACGCCCGGACTCGCTACCTCCCCGACTCGCCCGGGACTTTTTTTCTGCGCGCCACCTCCTACGACCATTTACACCTGTTCAAAGAAGCATCTGAGTACTATAAGAGGTTCCTGCAGGCCTCGGCCGGGCAGTTCCCTGACGAGGAATGGAAGGCCCGCCACCGCCTGAAGGCTATCGACCCGGGCTCTCGCTGA
- the uvrA gene encoding excinuclease ABC subunit UvrA produces the protein MSTESIVVRGARVHNLKNIDFEIPHNTMTVVTGVSGSGKSSLAFDTIYAEGQRRYVESLSAYARQFLERIEKPDADVIEGIAPAIAIRQKNTTRNPRSTVATATEIYDYLRLLFARVGRTYCYNCGDEVKKDTVDEIAEAVLALGAGTRLNILFPLHIHAQKQQAEPRKRGAKKAAKPEARPDDDLLRDRLFDLRKRGFNRLYQNGQVFEFSTPESLLDVNFREPVFILVDRIAVSPEIRARLVDAVEIAYRETGEVVLETAPREGDQPQRLRFAQRFECKKCHIRYEEPEPRLFSFNNPYGACPKCQGFGNTIDFDLDLVIPDKTKTLAEGAVEPWTKPKYRPLFAELKRFARAKGVPMDVPWEDLPHDQQQMVIAGDRTFEGVTGFFAYLERKKYKLHVRVFLSRYRGYATCSTCNGSRLRLEARQVKVNGKNICEACSLTVEGASKFFSSLKLTKQEEEIAGKVLEEVRERLKFLLDVGLEYLTLDRLSSTLSGGEAQRIQLATSLGSRLVGALYVLDEPSIGLHSRDTTRLVKILHDLRNLGNTILVVEHDPEIMRASDRILDLGPGAGETGGKVIASATFDGIQKLPQSLTGRYLAGELRIQPPQQRRQPGPRQLKLFGARAHNLKGIDLTFPLGMIVAVTGVSGSGKSTLVHDVLYNALAAATGQLAPGSGAGHYEKLEGAQYISEVVLVDQSPIGRTPRSNPVTYIKAFDCIREVFASLPEAQKRGYAAGHFSFNIPGGRCDVCEGDGTVTVEMQFLADVELICEECKGTRYKPGILDVRYHGRNIHEVLNLTVREALQFFSGVPKVTDKLRILEEVGLGYLRLGQSATTLSGGEAQRMKLAAHLQPRAHREEADPEPRGGGNGKRPPRKGMLYIFDEPTTGLHFDDVSKLLAAFRRLIEAGGSILVIEHNLDVIKMADWVIDLGPEGGDRGGEVVAVGAPEVIAKAQKSHTGKWLGRILSSNGNSRSNGSK, from the coding sequence ATGTCCACGGAAAGCATCGTCGTTCGCGGCGCGCGCGTTCACAACCTGAAGAATATCGACTTCGAGATCCCCCACAACACCATGACGGTGGTCACGGGCGTCTCGGGCTCCGGCAAGTCTTCGCTCGCCTTCGACACCATCTATGCCGAGGGCCAGCGCCGCTACGTCGAGTCGCTCTCCGCCTACGCGCGCCAGTTCCTGGAGCGCATTGAGAAGCCGGACGCCGACGTCATCGAGGGCATCGCCCCGGCCATCGCCATCCGCCAGAAGAACACCACGCGCAACCCGCGCTCCACCGTCGCCACCGCCACCGAGATCTACGACTATTTGCGCCTGCTGTTCGCGCGCGTCGGCCGCACCTACTGCTACAACTGCGGCGACGAGGTCAAGAAGGACACGGTCGACGAGATCGCCGAGGCCGTTCTCGCCCTGGGTGCGGGCACGCGGCTCAACATCCTCTTCCCTCTCCACATCCACGCGCAGAAGCAGCAGGCAGAGCCCAGGAAGCGTGGCGCGAAGAAAGCGGCCAAGCCGGAAGCACGCCCCGACGACGACCTGCTGCGCGACCGCCTGTTCGATCTCCGCAAGCGCGGCTTCAATCGCCTTTACCAGAACGGCCAGGTCTTCGAGTTCTCCACGCCGGAATCGCTGCTCGACGTTAACTTCCGCGAACCGGTCTTCATCCTGGTGGACCGCATCGCGGTCTCGCCCGAGATTCGCGCGCGGCTGGTGGACGCCGTCGAGATCGCCTACCGCGAGACCGGCGAGGTCGTCCTCGAGACCGCGCCGCGCGAGGGCGATCAGCCGCAACGGCTGCGTTTCGCGCAGCGCTTCGAGTGCAAGAAGTGCCACATCCGCTACGAAGAGCCGGAGCCGCGCCTGTTCTCCTTCAACAATCCCTATGGCGCCTGCCCCAAGTGCCAGGGCTTCGGCAACACCATCGATTTCGACCTCGACCTCGTCATCCCCGACAAGACCAAGACGCTCGCCGAGGGCGCCGTCGAGCCTTGGACCAAGCCGAAATACCGCCCGCTGTTCGCCGAGCTGAAACGCTTCGCGCGCGCCAAGGGCGTCCCGATGGACGTGCCCTGGGAGGACCTGCCACACGACCAGCAGCAGATGGTCATCGCCGGCGACCGCACCTTCGAGGGCGTCACCGGCTTCTTCGCTTATCTCGAGCGCAAGAAGTACAAGCTGCACGTCCGCGTCTTCTTGAGCCGCTATCGTGGTTACGCGACCTGCTCCACCTGCAACGGCTCGCGCCTGCGCCTCGAGGCGCGCCAGGTGAAGGTCAACGGCAAGAACATCTGTGAGGCCTGCTCGCTCACGGTCGAGGGCGCGTCGAAGTTCTTCAGCTCGCTGAAACTGACGAAGCAGGAAGAAGAGATCGCCGGCAAGGTGCTGGAAGAAGTCCGCGAGCGCCTGAAGTTCCTGCTCGACGTCGGCCTGGAGTACCTCACTCTCGACCGGCTCTCGTCTACGCTCTCCGGCGGCGAGGCGCAGCGCATCCAGCTCGCGACCTCGCTCGGCTCGCGCCTGGTCGGAGCCCTCTACGTGCTCGACGAGCCCTCCATCGGCCTCCACAGCCGCGATACCACTCGCCTGGTCAAGATCCTGCACGACCTCCGCAACCTCGGGAACACCATCCTGGTGGTCGAGCATGATCCCGAGATCATGCGAGCCAGCGACCGTATCCTCGATCTCGGTCCCGGCGCGGGCGAGACGGGCGGCAAGGTCATCGCCAGCGCGACCTTCGACGGCATCCAGAAACTCCCGCAGTCCCTCACCGGCCGATACCTCGCCGGCGAGCTGCGCATCCAGCCGCCGCAGCAGCGTCGCCAGCCCGGACCGCGGCAGCTCAAATTGTTCGGCGCGCGCGCCCACAACCTGAAAGGCATCGACCTCACGTTCCCGCTGGGGATGATCGTGGCCGTCACCGGGGTCTCCGGTTCAGGCAAGTCCACGCTCGTGCACGACGTCCTCTACAACGCGTTGGCGGCCGCGACCGGGCAGCTCGCTCCCGGCTCCGGCGCCGGCCACTACGAGAAGCTCGAAGGCGCGCAGTACATCAGCGAGGTCGTCCTCGTTGACCAGTCGCCCATCGGCCGCACGCCGCGCTCGAATCCAGTGACCTACATCAAGGCTTTCGACTGCATCCGCGAAGTCTTTGCCTCCTTGCCCGAAGCGCAGAAGCGCGGGTACGCCGCCGGGCACTTCTCCTTCAACATCCCCGGTGGCCGTTGCGACGTCTGCGAAGGCGACGGCACTGTCACGGTCGAGATGCAGTTCCTCGCCGACGTAGAGCTCATCTGCGAAGAGTGCAAAGGCACGCGCTACAAGCCGGGCATCCTAGACGTGCGCTACCACGGCCGCAACATCCACGAGGTGCTGAACCTCACAGTGCGCGAAGCCTTGCAGTTCTTCTCCGGCGTCCCCAAGGTCACCGACAAGCTGCGCATCCTCGAGGAGGTTGGCCTGGGTTATCTGCGGCTTGGGCAATCCGCCACCACCCTTTCCGGCGGAGAAGCCCAGCGCATGAAGCTGGCCGCGCACCTCCAGCCGCGCGCGCATCGCGAAGAAGCCGATCCGGAGCCGCGCGGCGGCGGGAATGGGAAGCGTCCACCGCGCAAGGGCATGCTCTACATCTTCGACGAGCCCACGACGGGCCTGCACTTCGACGACGTCTCCAAGCTGCTGGCAGCTTTCCGCCGGCTCATCGAGGCGGGTGGCTCGATCCTGGTGATCGAGCACAACCTCGACGTCATCAAGATGGCGGATTGGGTCATCGATCTCGGCCCCGAAGGCGGCGACCGCGGCGGCGAGGTCGTTGCGGTAGGCGCTCCGGAAGTCATCGCCAAGGCACAAAAATCCCACACGGGAAAGTGGCTCGGGCGCATCTTATCCAGTAACGGGAACTCTCGTTCCAATGGAAGCAAGTAG
- a CDS encoding cytochrome C oxidase subunit IV family protein has translation MEMTHHQHADSHAEGKATYFYVWGALLVLTVVEIVLAYKQVFDPLHMLIVLLSLSIVKSVLIIGWFMHLKGETNVMKWTLMGSLTLCLILMFIFFVDAERIIKLGTGK, from the coding sequence ATGGAAATGACGCATCATCAACACGCTGATTCGCACGCCGAAGGCAAGGCGACCTACTTCTACGTCTGGGGCGCGCTGCTCGTGCTGACCGTGGTCGAGATCGTCCTCGCCTACAAGCAGGTCTTCGACCCGCTCCACATGCTCATCGTGCTCCTGTCGCTCTCGATCGTGAAATCGGTGCTCATCATCGGCTGGTTCATGCACCTTAAGGGCGAGACCAACGTGATGAAGTGGACCCTCATGGGCTCGCTCACCCTTTGCCTCATCCTCATGTTCATCTTCTTCGTGGATGCCGAGCGCATCATCAAGCTCGGGACCGGCAAATGA
- a CDS encoding cytochrome c oxidase subunit 3, whose translation MPASLELEKHGGGGGGRVPPPRGGDGGGARGDDAPDFRERLNRYRLGMAIGLIGVIMVFVSLTSAFIVRQGTTTRDPNTGIETVDWLPITLPTSALVLNTLLLMASSVALEMARRSLKRQYAVAEAVGDSEAQAPAPWLAISVLLGAGFLAGQLFVWSELRRRGVYLPTNPSSSFFYLLTALHGVHLLGGMIALGYAQATAWFHRSIAQRLLVVDVTGIYWHFMALLWLYIFGLFQFVK comes from the coding sequence ATGCCGGCGAGCCTCGAACTCGAGAAGCACGGTGGTGGTGGCGGCGGACGTGTCCCCCCGCCCCGGGGAGGCGACGGCGGCGGCGCCCGCGGCGACGATGCCCCCGACTTCCGCGAGCGCCTGAACCGCTATCGCCTCGGCATGGCCATCGGCCTCATCGGTGTCATCATGGTGTTCGTCAGCCTGACAAGCGCCTTCATCGTCCGCCAGGGGACGACGACACGCGACCCGAATACCGGGATCGAGACGGTGGACTGGCTGCCCATCACCTTGCCCACGTCGGCACTCGTGCTCAACACTCTGCTGCTGATGGCTTCCAGCGTGGCGCTGGAGATGGCACGCCGCTCACTCAAACGCCAATACGCGGTCGCGGAAGCCGTCGGCGACTCCGAAGCCCAGGCTCCCGCTCCCTGGCTCGCGATCTCGGTCCTGCTTGGCGCGGGGTTCCTGGCGGGACAGCTCTTCGTCTGGAGCGAGCTCCGCCGTCGCGGCGTCTACCTGCCGACCAACCCGTCGAGTTCGTTCTTCTACCTGCTGACGGCGCTCCACGGCGTTCACTTGCTGGGCGGGATGATCGCGCTCGGCTATGCCCAGGCCACGGCCTGGTTCCACCGCTCCATCGCGCAGCGGCTGCTCGTGGTCGACGTCACCGGCATCTACTGGCACTTCATGGCATTGCTGTGGCTCTACATCTTTGGGTTGTTCCAGTTCGTGAAATAA
- a CDS encoding cbb3-type cytochrome c oxidase subunit I: MAEHIEHAAHAHAAPTGFIRKYVFSLDHKVIGIQYYFLALASVFIGMFLSLLMRIHLVWPGVSLPLIGEIKPETYLSLLTMHGTFMVFFVLTTAPQSGFGNYFLPIQIGAPDMAFPVLNMLSFWTTFLAFLVAIAAFFVEGGAPLHGWTGYPPLSAVPSAGPGEALGADLWVLSIAIFCVASLMGALNFITTVLDLRCKGMSMMRMPLTVWAWFITAILGLLAFGVLLSAGILLLLDRNLGTSFFIPGGTVVNGTLLNHKGGSPLLWQHLFWFFGHPEVYIAILPGMGVASQLLSTFSRKPIFGYKAMVYAIMAIGGLGFVVWGHHMFMSGMSPYSAFAFSLMTMAIGVPSAIKTFNWLGTIWRGRVHFDSPMLFAVGFVSLFVSGGLSGPFLAQPLLDIYLHDTFFVVAHFHLIMGVAAIFGIFAGTYYWFPKMFGRMMNEALAQAHFWLTLIGTYAIFMPMHYEGMAARPRRYSQLTEVGWLQQLTGVEKFVTYAAFITIAAQFIFVFNLFWSMFKGKKATDNPWNATTLEWTTATPPPHDNFAGVTPTVYHGPYEYSVPGAPNDFVMQTDPTPHGGHVPSEDKPLAAE, from the coding sequence ATGGCGGAACACATCGAACACGCGGCGCACGCCCACGCTGCGCCGACGGGTTTCATCCGCAAGTACGTTTTCAGCCTCGACCACAAGGTCATCGGCATCCAGTACTACTTCCTGGCGCTGGCCTCGGTGTTCATCGGAATGTTCCTGTCGCTGCTGATGCGCATCCACCTCGTCTGGCCGGGCGTGAGCCTTCCCCTGATCGGCGAGATCAAGCCCGAGACCTACCTCTCGCTGCTGACCATGCACGGCACCTTCATGGTGTTCTTCGTGCTCACCACGGCGCCGCAGTCGGGATTCGGCAATTACTTCCTGCCCATCCAGATCGGCGCGCCCGATATGGCGTTCCCCGTCCTGAACATGCTCTCGTTCTGGACCACGTTTCTGGCATTCCTGGTCGCCATCGCGGCCTTCTTCGTCGAGGGCGGCGCTCCCCTACACGGCTGGACCGGATACCCGCCGCTCAGCGCCGTGCCCAGTGCCGGTCCGGGTGAGGCTCTCGGCGCCGACCTCTGGGTGCTCTCCATCGCCATCTTCTGCGTCGCGTCGTTGATGGGCGCGCTCAACTTCATCACCACCGTGCTCGACCTGCGCTGCAAAGGCATGTCGATGATGCGCATGCCGCTCACCGTGTGGGCATGGTTCATCACTGCCATCCTCGGCCTGCTCGCCTTCGGTGTGCTCCTCTCCGCCGGCATCCTGCTGCTGCTCGATCGCAATCTTGGCACCAGCTTCTTTATTCCGGGCGGCACCGTCGTCAACGGCACGCTGCTGAATCACAAGGGAGGGTCGCCGCTCCTGTGGCAACACCTCTTCTGGTTCTTCGGGCACCCCGAGGTCTACATCGCCATCCTTCCGGGCATGGGCGTGGCGTCGCAACTGCTCTCCACCTTCTCGCGCAAGCCCATCTTCGGCTACAAGGCGATGGTCTATGCCATCATGGCCATTGGCGGCTTGGGCTTCGTGGTGTGGGGCCATCACATGTTCATGAGCGGCATGAGCCCGTACTCCGCCTTCGCCTTCTCGCTCATGACCATGGCCATCGGCGTGCCCTCGGCCATCAAGACCTTCAACTGGCTCGGCACTATCTGGCGCGGCCGCGTGCACTTCGATTCCCCGATGCTGTTCGCCGTCGGCTTCGTGTCGCTGTTCGTCTCCGGCGGCCTGAGCGGCCCGTTCCTGGCGCAGCCCCTGCTCGACATCTACCTGCACGACACTTTCTTCGTCGTCGCCCACTTCCACCTCATCATGGGCGTGGCGGCCATCTTCGGCATCTTCGCCGGAACCTACTACTGGTTCCCCAAGATGTTCGGCCGCATGATGAACGAGGCCCTCGCGCAGGCGCACTTCTGGCTCACGCTCATCGGCACGTACGCCATCTTCATGCCGATGCACTACGAGGGCATGGCCGCGCGCCCGCGTCGCTACTCGCAGCTCACCGAGGTCGGATGGCTGCAGCAGTTGACCGGCGTCGAGAAGTTCGTCACCTACGCGGCCTTCATCACCATCGCGGCGCAGTTCATTTTCGTCTTCAACTTGTTCTGGTCAATGTTCAAGGGTAAGAAGGCGACCGACAACCCGTGGAACGCGACTACGTTGGAGTGGACCACGGCCACTCCGCCGCCGCACGACAACTTCGCCGGCGTCACGCCGACCGTCTACCACGGGCCCTACGAGTACTCGGTGCCGGGCGCGCCCAACGACTTCGTCATGCAGACCGACCCGACTCCGCACGGCGGCCACGTACCGTCGGAGGACAAACCGCTAGCGGCGGAATAA
- the coxB gene encoding cytochrome c oxidase subunit II: MGLALLFVIWLITLASSWFFFSKTWWMPAGASAAAAGIDRQFAITYALMGIVFLAAQLALGLFVWKYRDKERMKAHYSHGDTGLEMTWTVLTAILFIGLNLAGAKAWSEQRFQPAPANAITVEVTGVQFAWYFRYPGPDNKFAKVNPADIDASAGNMGGVGVDTTDPAAKDDIVVGTMVVPVNRDVQVMLRAQDVIHSFYVPAMRFKQDAVPGLIIPMHFRPTAVGDYEFACAELCGLGHYKMHGMLKVVSQEEYDKWLAERIAEKNAE; this comes from the coding sequence ATGGGGCTGGCTCTTCTGTTCGTCATCTGGCTGATCACCCTGGCCAGTTCGTGGTTCTTTTTCTCTAAAACTTGGTGGATGCCCGCAGGCGCTTCAGCGGCCGCGGCCGGGATCGACCGCCAATTCGCCATCACCTATGCGCTCATGGGGATCGTCTTCCTCGCCGCCCAGCTCGCGCTGGGCCTTTTCGTTTGGAAGTACCGTGACAAGGAGCGCATGAAGGCCCACTACAGCCACGGCGACACGGGCCTGGAGATGACCTGGACGGTGCTGACCGCCATCCTCTTTATCGGCTTGAACCTCGCCGGCGCCAAGGCCTGGAGCGAGCAGCGCTTCCAGCCCGCGCCCGCCAACGCCATCACCGTGGAAGTCACCGGCGTGCAGTTCGCCTGGTACTTCCGCTATCCCGGTCCCGACAACAAGTTCGCGAAGGTGAACCCCGCCGACATCGACGCCTCCGCCGGTAACATGGGCGGGGTCGGTGTGGACACCACCGACCCCGCCGCCAAGGACGACATCGTCGTCGGCACCATGGTCGTGCCGGTGAACCGCGACGTACAGGTCATGCTGCGCGCCCAGGACGTCATCCACAGCTTCTACGTGCCCGCGATGCGCTTCAAGCAAGACGCCGTTCCCGGGCTCATCATCCCCATGCACTTCCGCCCGACCGCCGTCGGCGACTACGAGTTCGCGTGCGCCGAGTTGTGCGGCCTCGGACACTACAAGATGCACGGCATGCTGAAGGTCGTCAGCCAGGAGGAGTACGACAAGTGGCTGGCGGAACGCATCGCGGAGAAGAACGCAGAGTAG
- the pdxT gene encoding pyridoxal 5'-phosphate synthase glutaminase subunit PdxT — protein sequence MTVGVLAIQGDYEAHGRVLEKLGAQVRFVRKPEQLAEVDALIIPGGESTTFLNFLAEHGFLEKLRDFVRAKPTFGTCAGAILLAKDVENPPQQSLGALDIDIRRNAYGRQNESFIAELQTKLGPMESVFIRAPKITRVGQGVEVLAVEKNDPVLVRQGKILAATFHPELSAGTRVHEEFLQMARNGSK from the coding sequence ATGACCGTCGGTGTCCTCGCCATCCAGGGTGATTACGAAGCGCACGGCCGGGTGCTCGAGAAGCTCGGCGCCCAGGTTCGCTTCGTCCGCAAACCCGAGCAGCTCGCTGAAGTCGATGCGCTCATCATCCCCGGCGGCGAGTCCACCACCTTCCTGAACTTCCTTGCCGAGCATGGATTCCTCGAAAAACTGCGCGACTTTGTTCGCGCGAAGCCCACATTCGGCACCTGCGCGGGCGCCATCCTGCTCGCCAAAGACGTCGAGAACCCACCACAGCAATCCCTGGGGGCGCTCGACATCGACATTCGCCGCAACGCCTACGGTCGCCAGAATGAGAGTTTCATCGCCGAACTCCAGACGAAGCTCGGCCCGATGGAGTCCGTTTTCATCCGCGCGCCCAAGATCACGCGCGTCGGGCAGGGCGTCGAGGTGCTCGCCGTGGAAAAGAACGACCCGGTGCTGGTCCGCCAGGGCAAGATCTTGGCTGCGACCTTTCATCCTGAGCTCTCCGCCGGCACGCGCGTGCACGAAGAATTCCTCCAGATGGCGCGCAACGGCTCGAAGTGA
- the pdxS gene encoding pyridoxal 5'-phosphate synthase lyase subunit PdxS, with product MSEKNGNQTSLRLKTGLAEMLKGGVIMDVTDARQAEIAEKAGASAVMALERVPAQIRAEGGVARMASPKKIREIMDTVSIPVMAKCRIGHFAEAQILQELGVDYIDESEVLTPADEAHHVDKHAFTTPFVCGARNLGEALRRIAEGAAMIRTKGEAGTGDVIHAVKHMRQIVSEMKRLTVLSEQELYAAAKEHQAPYELVKMVAKEGKLPVPNFSAGGIATPADAALVRQLGAEAVFVGSGIFMKDSVNFCEPAEAERRAKAIVRATTHFDDPKVLLEVSNDLAGAMKGLAVAAIAEADLLQKRGW from the coding sequence ATGTCCGAGAAGAACGGCAACCAGACTTCCCTGCGGCTCAAGACCGGCCTCGCCGAGATGCTCAAGGGTGGCGTGATCATGGACGTCACCGACGCCCGCCAGGCCGAGATCGCCGAGAAAGCCGGCGCGTCCGCCGTGATGGCGCTCGAGCGCGTGCCCGCGCAGATCCGCGCCGAGGGCGGCGTGGCCCGCATGGCCTCGCCCAAGAAGATCCGCGAGATCATGGACACCGTCTCCATCCCCGTGATGGCCAAGTGCCGCATCGGGCACTTTGCCGAGGCGCAGATCCTGCAGGAGCTGGGCGTGGATTACATCGACGAATCCGAAGTCCTCACGCCCGCCGACGAAGCTCACCACGTCGACAAGCACGCCTTCACCACGCCGTTCGTATGCGGCGCACGCAACCTGGGCGAGGCGCTGCGGCGCATCGCCGAGGGCGCGGCTATGATCCGCACCAAGGGCGAAGCCGGCACCGGCGACGTCATCCACGCCGTCAAGCACATGCGCCAGATCGTGAGCGAGATGAAGCGCCTTACCGTGCTGAGCGAGCAGGAGCTGTACGCGGCCGCCAAGGAGCATCAGGCGCCGTACGAGCTGGTGAAGATGGTCGCGAAGGAAGGCAAGCTGCCCGTCCCGAACTTCTCCGCGGGTGGCATCGCCACGCCGGCTGACGCCGCGCTCGTCCGCCAGCTCGGCGCCGAGGCCGTCTTCGTCGGCTCCGGCATCTTCATGAAGGATTCCGTCAACTTCTGCGAGCCCGCGGAAGCCGAGCGCCGCGCCAAGGCCATCGTCCGCGCCACCACGCACTTCGACGACCCCAAGGTGCTGCTCGAGGTCTCGAACGATCTCGCGGGCGCCATGAAGGGCCTAGCGGTCGCCGCCATCGCGGAAGCGGACCTGCTGCAGAAGCGCGGCTGGTAG